TGACCGACGACCAGCTCGTCATTTATTCGCAGGTCGACGGCACCTCGCTCTACCAGCAGGCCGGCGTGGAGCCGCGCTCTCCCTACTACGACTACTACGGCGGCGGCGCCATGTACGACGGGTATTACAACCCGTATTACGCGCCGCTCACGAAGATCACGGTCCTCGGCCTCGACGGCGGGCAGACCACGGGCGTCCAGAAGGAGGTCTATTTCGAGGGCAACTACGCCTCCTCGCGCCGCGTCGGCAAGCACGTGCGCACGGTGCTCTCCGGCGGCCACCACGGCCCCAGCGTGAGTTATTACCCCGAGTTCCCCGAGGGCGATTACCCGGAGTCGGCCAGCGAGTGGATCGACGCCTTCGAGGACCTGCGCTTCAAGAACGCGCTCGCGATTTACGGCTCGACCATCAACGACTGGTTGCCCTACCGCTTCGAGAAGAGCGGCGGCAACGTCTCGGCCCTCCCGCCGAGCTGCAGCTCGTATTACGTGCCCACCGCGGGCTCCACGGCGTACGGCCTCACGCAGGTGCAATCGTTCGCGCTCGACAACCTCGGCGCGCCCCTCGTCGAGACGAGCATCGTCGGCGGCGCGGACACCGTGTATTCGAGCGAGGACGGGCTCTACCTCGCGGCGCGGGGCTGGAACGACTCGATGTGGTGGGGCGGCCAGGACATGCCGCTCGTGGCGACCGACACCACCGAGACGTTCGTGCACAAGTTCGATCTCGCGACGAACCCGGCGCAGCCGGCCTACGTCGCGACGGGCTCGGTGCCCGGGCACGTGAAGAACCAGTTCTCGCTCGACGAGAAGGACGGCCTGCTCCGCATCGCCACGACGCGCAACCTCGCCTCGCAGACGGACTGGACGAGCTCGAGCAGCGTCTACGTCCTGCAGCAAAACGAGGCCCAGCTCGTGCAGCTCGGCGCCGTCACGGACCTCGCTCCGGGCGAGCAGATCTATTCGACGCGCTTCATCGGCAACCGCGGCTACGTCGTGACGTTCCGCCAGGTCGACCCGCTCTTCGTGATCGATCTCGCGAACCCCGCGGCCCCGAAGGTCCTCGCCGAGCTCAAGATCCCGGGCTTCAGCGAATACATGCACCCGATCGAC
The window above is part of the Polyangium spumosum genome. Proteins encoded here:
- a CDS encoding beta-propeller domain-containing protein — encoded protein: MMKNARSAFWIFASILPLTAAGYGCSGSTDVRTPTTAEARGTLTQAQSCADLEEMLKADAVAKMNAQIDAIIADIEENGEYWGSPDYGWEDSPGGVVGSTGSGVPSDPGGAGGSGGGSSGSGGSSGGGDGNGAPPDHSETNTQVAGVDEADILKTDGNYIYLLHGQNLEILKSWPVSDLAIDTTTSIEGSPIEMFVTDDQLVIYSQVDGTSLYQQAGVEPRSPYYDYYGGGAMYDGYYNPYYAPLTKITVLGLDGGQTTGVQKEVYFEGNYASSRRVGKHVRTVLSGGHHGPSVSYYPEFPEGDYPESASEWIDAFEDLRFKNALAIYGSTINDWLPYRFEKSGGNVSALPPSCSSYYVPTAGSTAYGLTQVQSFALDNLGAPLVETSIVGGADTVYSSEDGLYLAARGWNDSMWWGGQDMPLVATDTTETFVHKFDLATNPAQPAYVATGSVPGHVKNQFSLDEKDGLLRIATTRNLASQTDWTSSSSVYVLQQNEAQLVQLGAVTDLAPGEQIYSTRFIGNRGYVVTFRQVDPLFVIDLANPAAPKVLAELKIPGFSEYMHPIDDNHLLTIGQDATNDGQVTGLALQVFDVTNPTAPALMHKYTFSGAESGYSEAQYNHKAFNWYGPKNLLAFPFSGWNPNTGEMKSSLELFDVTLDNGIVKRGSVDHSQFFSADPYGYCGGYFGVGVRRGVFIDDYVYAISYGGVTASDVNTPATPVASVALPQPNQPYGYCGGF